The following coding sequences are from one Tissierella sp. window:
- a CDS encoding ABC-F family ATP-binding cassette domain-containing protein: MSILTVTNLSHGFGDREILKNVNFRLLKGEHVGLIGANGEGKSSFMNIITGKLEPDEGQIEWAKRVRVGYLDQHTSLEKGQTIRDALKGAFKYLFDLEQEMQDMYMKMGDVSEDELTTLLEDVGTIQDILDHNDFYIIDAKVEDIARGLGLDDIGLEKDVNDLSGGQRTKILLAKLLLEKPDILLLDEPTNYLDEPHIIWLRRYLQEYENAFILISHDIPFLNSVINLIYHVEDKELTRYVGDYDNFQNIYEAKKSQLEAAYKKQQQEISDLEDFVARNKARVATRNMAMSRQKKLDKMDIIELAREKPKPEFNFKEGRTAGRLIFETKDLVIGYNEPLSKPLNLIMERGQKIALIGANGLGKTTLLRSILGQIKSVSGEVELGDNLQIGYFEQEIKDKNNNSCIDEIWQEFPGLTQYEVRAALAKCGLTTKHIESKVMVLSGGEQAKVRLCKLINRETNILILDEPTNHLDVDAKEELKRALKAYKGSILLISHEPDFYQDVATEIWNCENWTTKLF; the protein is encoded by the coding sequence ATGAGTATTTTAACAGTAACAAATCTAAGCCATGGTTTCGGTGATAGAGAAATATTAAAAAATGTTAATTTTAGATTGTTAAAGGGTGAGCATGTAGGATTAATAGGTGCTAACGGTGAGGGTAAATCCTCTTTTATGAATATAATCACAGGAAAATTAGAGCCTGATGAAGGCCAAATAGAATGGGCCAAAAGAGTTAGAGTTGGTTATTTAGATCAGCATACATCTTTAGAAAAAGGTCAGACTATTCGTGATGCATTAAAAGGTGCCTTCAAATATCTATTTGATTTAGAACAAGAAATGCAAGACATGTATATGAAAATGGGTGATGTATCTGAAGATGAATTGACTACTTTACTGGAAGATGTAGGTACAATACAGGATATCCTAGACCATAATGACTTTTATATTATAGATGCAAAGGTTGAAGATATTGCAAGAGGACTTGGATTAGATGACATAGGCCTTGAAAAGGATGTAAATGATTTATCTGGTGGACAAAGAACTAAGATATTGCTAGCTAAATTACTCCTTGAAAAACCAGATATCCTATTACTTGATGAGCCTACTAACTACTTAGATGAGCCACATATAATATGGTTAAGGAGATATCTGCAAGAATATGAAAATGCTTTTATTCTCATATCCCATGATATTCCATTTCTTAATTCTGTTATCAACTTAATCTACCATGTAGAAGATAAAGAATTAACTAGATATGTAGGAGATTATGATAATTTCCAAAATATATACGAAGCTAAAAAATCACAATTAGAAGCCGCATATAAAAAGCAGCAACAAGAGATCTCAGATTTAGAGGACTTTGTGGCTAGAAACAAGGCTAGAGTTGCCACTAGAAATATGGCAATGTCTAGACAGAAAAAATTAGATAAGATGGATATAATTGAATTAGCTCGTGAAAAACCAAAACCAGAATTTAATTTCAAAGAAGGTAGAACTGCAGGGAGACTAATATTTGAAACCAAGGATTTGGTCATAGGCTATAATGAACCATTATCCAAACCTCTTAATTTAATAATGGAAAGAGGGCAAAAAATTGCATTAATTGGAGCTAATGGTCTTGGAAAAACTACATTATTAAGAAGTATACTTGGCCAAATTAAATCCGTATCTGGAGAAGTAGAACTAGGTGACAATTTGCAAATTGGATATTTTGAACAAGAAATTAAAGATAAAAACAATAATTCCTGTATAGATGAAATATGGCAAGAGTTCCCTGGACTTACTCAATATGAAGTTAGGGCAGCACTAGCAAAATGTGGTTTAACTACAAAACATATTGAATCAAAGGTAATGGTCCTATCTGGTGGGGAACAAGCCAAGGTAAGACTATGTAAATTAATCAACAGAGAAACCAATATACTCATCCTAGATGAGCCTACTAACCATCTAGATGTAGATGCAAAGGAAGAATTAAAAAGAGCTTTAAAAGCCTATAAGGGCAGCATTCTCCTTATATCTCATGAGCCAGACTTCTATCAAGATGTGGCTACAGAGATTTGGAATTGCGAAAATTGGACTACGAAGTTATTTTAA
- a CDS encoding DEAD/DEAH box helicase: MEKLRFEEMNLSKELQRGISDMGFEEMSPIQSQAIPIILEGKDVIGQAQTGTGKTAAFGIPIIEKCNPADKSVQALVLCPTRELCIQVAEEIGKLAKHKRGLTVLPIYGGQPIDRQIRALKSGVTVVIGTPGRVIDHIKRKTLKIGNVSMMVLDEADEMFDMGFRDDIALVMNELREERQTIFFSATMASEIMKFAARYQVDPEIIKVVHKELTVPKVEQAYFELKQHMKTEILCRLIDMYNPKLSIVFCNTKKKVDELIEELQSRGYFADGLHGDLKQSQRDNVMGKFRKGTIDVLVATDVAARGIDVDDIDLVINYDMPQDEEYYVHRIGRTARAGREGKAFSFVSGRDIYKLRDIQRFTKTKIARKDLPTLKDIEANYTSSMLGKIKQEIDNEDLTKYEKIIESLLEEEYTSFDIAAALLKFYMVENRLDGHQELDMVDFGGQAKASASKSSNSRKSSGASTRVHINIGKRKGVSPRHILSALIEETGIEKKLVGTIDVYDKFTFVEIPGDYADDVLERLDGARIKGTKVKVEIANPKSK, encoded by the coding sequence ATGGAAAAATTAAGATTTGAAGAGATGAATTTATCAAAAGAATTACAAAGAGGAATTAGTGACATGGGGTTTGAAGAAATGTCACCAATACAATCTCAGGCAATTCCAATTATACTAGAAGGAAAAGATGTAATTGGTCAAGCTCAAACAGGAACAGGGAAAACTGCAGCATTTGGTATTCCAATTATTGAAAAATGCAATCCAGCAGACAAATCTGTTCAGGCGTTAGTTTTATGTCCTACAAGGGAGCTTTGTATTCAAGTAGCAGAAGAGATCGGAAAACTTGCAAAGCATAAAAGAGGATTAACTGTTCTGCCTATATATGGTGGGCAACCTATAGACAGACAAATTAGAGCATTAAAATCAGGAGTTACTGTTGTAATTGGTACACCTGGAAGGGTAATAGACCATATAAAAAGAAAGACCCTAAAAATTGGGAATGTAAGCATGATGGTATTAGATGAAGCGGATGAAATGTTTGATATGGGTTTTAGAGATGATATAGCTCTAGTAATGAATGAACTAAGAGAAGAGAGACAAACCATATTTTTCTCAGCAACTATGGCATCTGAAATCATGAAATTTGCAGCTCGTTACCAAGTTGATCCTGAAATTATTAAAGTAGTTCACAAAGAACTGACTGTACCAAAAGTAGAGCAGGCTTACTTTGAATTAAAGCAACATATGAAGACTGAAATACTATGTAGACTTATCGATATGTACAATCCAAAACTATCAATAGTATTCTGTAATACAAAGAAGAAAGTAGACGAACTCATTGAAGAGCTTCAAAGCAGAGGATATTTTGCAGATGGTTTACATGGAGATTTGAAGCAATCTCAAAGAGATAATGTAATGGGTAAGTTTAGAAAGGGTACAATTGATGTTTTAGTGGCAACTGATGTAGCAGCTAGAGGAATAGATGTTGACGATATAGATTTAGTAATAAATTATGATATGCCACAAGATGAAGAATATTATGTTCATAGAATTGGTAGAACTGCTAGAGCAGGTAGAGAAGGAAAGGCTTTTAGTTTTGTATCAGGAAGAGACATTTATAAACTAAGAGATATTCAAAGATTTACAAAGACTAAAATTGCAAGAAAAGATTTACCAACATTGAAGGATATAGAGGCGAATTATACTTCATCAATGCTTGGAAAAATAAAGCAAGAGATCGACAATGAGGATTTAACTAAATATGAGAAAATTATAGAATCTTTATTAGAAGAAGAATATACTTCTTTTGATATTGCAGCTGCATTATTAAAATTCTATATGGTTGAAAATAGATTAGATGGGCATCAAGAATTAGATATGGTAGATTTTGGGGGCCAAGCTAAAGCTTCTGCTTCTAAATCATCAAATTCTAGAAAATCTTCAGGTGCTTCAACAAGGGTTCATATCAATATAGGTAAAAGAAAAGGTGTAAGCCCAAGACATATACTTTCAGCTTTAATAGAAGAAACAGGAATAGAAAAGAAATTAGTTGGAACTATAGATGTATATGATAAATTCACATTCGTAGAGATACCTGGGGATTATGCAGATGATGTTCTAGAGAGATTAGACGGCGCACGAATAAAAGGTACAAAGGTTAAAGTTGAAATAGCCAATCCTAAAAGCAAATAA